The Sporosarcina sp. Te-1 DNA window CCTACCAAATTCTTACCGAAGTCCAGCGGGAATAATTGCATAATATTCGAGTCAATCAATGTACCTACTTTTAACTCGAACGAAACTTTGATGAGTGGATTTTCATCCGGAATATGTTCCATGCCCTCATCTGCTTGGACATCCATCAAATCGATCGTCGGTGGAGAAATATCAACTTTCTTGCTGAAAACAGTTGACATGGACGTCGCCGCGGATCCCATCATTTGATTCATCGCTTCCTGGACCGCGCTCAGATGAATCTCATTCAGCTCCTCTTGCGGACTAAGCCCGTCTCCACCCAACATCAGATCGGCAATGATTGCCGCATCACTCTGCTTAATGACAAGAAGATTGATGCCATTTAAACCTTCTGTATACTCCACTTGAATCGCAACATATGGATGTATAAATTCCGCTTCCAGCAGAGAGCGATCGATGACAGAAATAGAGGGCGTGGTTATCTCCACTTTTTGCCCTAACAATGACGACAGCGCAGTGGCGGAACTACCGAATGAAATGTTGCCGATTTCACCTAACGCATCTTGTTCGATTGCACTCAAATGATCTTCTGTACGAATGCTGCTTGGGGAATCCTTCGTCTCATCGGTTGTTGGCAACGGTTCTCCCCTCAGCAGTGCTTCGATTTCTTCTTGGGAAAGAATATTATCACTCATCATCTTCATCCCCTCCATTCCATGTATCTATTATTTGAACAGCCATACGATTACGCAAATGACCTGGTTGTCCGATGAATTTTGGCAAATCGCCCACTTTAATCATAAGTGGATCTTCGATTTTACTATTTAATGAAATGACATCCCCCTGTTGTAAATAGA harbors:
- the fliY gene encoding flagellar motor switch phosphatase FliY, with the protein product MSDNILSQEEIEALLRGEPLPTTDETKDSPSSIRTEDHLSAIEQDALGEIGNISFGSSATALSSLLGQKVEITTPSISVIDRSLLEAEFIHPYVAIQVEYTEGLNGINLLVIKQSDAAIIADLMLGGDGLSPQEELNEIHLSAVQEAMNQMMGSAATSMSTVFSKKVDISPPTIDLMDVQADEGMEHIPDENPLIKVSFELKVGTLIDSNIMQLFPLDFGKNLVGSLLGEGSDNEAAAAVEAPARPVQTEQPRVEQQPTYETSHNPFDHQQEQQNMPSYGQSATQLPPRQHSPQPQVHVQQAQFANFESPSLSHSETNNLNMLLDIPLNVTVELGRTKRSVKEILELSSGSIIELDKLAGEPVDILVNNRHVARGEVVVIDENFGVRITDILSQTERLNNLR